The Vibrio sp. FE10 nucleotide sequence AGCTGCGTACGCATCAAAGCCGGCGGTCACACCACCTATCATCGCGTGTTTTCTGACCCATTTACGAGGGCTTGTTACAGCACTGAAGCCAACGAGTTTGAATATTGTGACAACCTTGTAAAAGAAGGGATGGACACCCTAGACGCCATCGAAGCCACGGCACAGCATTTCTATGGGCAAGAAATTTCTGATTATCAGCGCGCGCTCTCTCAACAAATATAAGGAACTTCTCATGATGCATGAGTTACAACGCCTGTTCAGCGTGTTGTGTTTAAGTGTGGCCGCTTCGGTTGCCACTACTTGGGCGCTAGACACGCCGCCACCTCTGGTCAGTTTTGATGTCAAAAGTACCTTAGACGAATACCACAGAACCTTACTGGCATCGTCCTTGACGGTTCCAGAGCAAGCCGACAAATTGGCTGCTTTTGCCGAGGTTATGAACGAAGAAGTGGCGCGTTACGCCAAGGCGCACGGTCAAGTCGTCTTGGTTAGTGCGGCGGTGGTCGATGGGACGCCGGATATTACCAACCACGTCCAACAAGCTATCGTTGAACGCTATCAAAAATAGGAGGTACGATGCGAAATCTCTCTTACGTTTGGCTGCTGGCAACATTATTAGCAGGGCCTTTGGTAGCCAAAGATCTTGGGCGTGTGGGGCCGGTCTTTCCTATTGGAGAAATTGATATGCTGAGCTGGATTGAAGCTCGCCTGAGAAATTTTGAGCAAAACGGTAAGTTGGAGCAAATGCAAAATGCGTTTGCTGAGCAAGTTAAACAGAGTGTGGAAACGCCACCGCCACTTGCTTTGAGCACTACCACCGAGCCCAAAACATATTTAGTCGACCCCAGCATTGTAGTGCCGAAGGATTTAATGGACGCACAAGGACGTGTGTTTGCCAAAGCGGGCACGCGGGTGAATCCTTTTGATACGGCTACTTGGCCAAGTGAAGCTCGTTTACCTAAGTTTGAGTACCGTAAAGCCTTAGTTTTTTTTGATGCGCGGGACGCGCGACAATTGGCTTTTGTCCATGCGCTTACACATGAAAAACCCCTGTTATATGTGTTGACCGGTGGCAGTCCGAATCAAGTCGCGAAGCAACTTGGTCAACGCATATACTTTGACCAACAAGGGACGCTGAGTGACAAATTGCGTATCCAAGCCGTGCCGAGCCTGGTTGAACAATCGGGAAAGGCGTGGCGCGTGCAAGAGTT carries:
- a CDS encoding TrbI F-type domain-containing protein; the encoded protein is MMHELQRLFSVLCLSVAASVATTWALDTPPPLVSFDVKSTLDEYHRTLLASSLTVPEQADKLAAFAEVMNEEVARYAKAHGQVVLVSAAVVDGTPDITNHVQQAIVERYQK
- the traW gene encoding type-F conjugative transfer system protein TraW, with translation MRNLSYVWLLATLLAGPLVAKDLGRVGPVFPIGEIDMLSWIEARLRNFEQNGKLEQMQNAFAEQVKQSVETPPPLALSTTTEPKTYLVDPSIVVPKDLMDAQGRVFAKAGTRVNPFDTATWPSEARLPKFEYRKALVFFDARDARQLAFVHALTHEKPLLYVLTGGSPNQVAKQLGQRIYFDQQGTLSDKLRIQAVPSLVEQSGKAWRVQEFDVQHLLPLEE